In Chondrinema litorale, the DNA window TCCGGCTTCTCCAGATTTCATGAATTTTAATATAGGCAAACAACCTGTAGTTGATGCCGCCTTTTTAGCACACGCATTATTGAGAGCGCCAACTCAACTCTGGGGAAATTTAGATGAGCAAACCAAAGAAAATGTACTCAATGCATTTAAATCTTCAAGAGATATTAAACCTTATTACAGCAACTGGCTATTATTTAGTGCAATGGTAGAAGCTGCCATTTATAAGTTTGAAGGCAAGGCAGATATGATGCGCATAGACTACGCTGTAAAAGAGCACCAGAACTGGTATAAAGGTGATGGATTATATGGCGATGGACCGGACTTTCACTGGGATTATTACAACAGTTTTGTGATTCAGCCTATGTTGCTAGATATTACAGAAGTGGTTTTAGATGATGAAAAACTATACAATACTTTTCTGAAACGCGAAGCCAGATATGCTCAAATTCAGGAGAGATTAATCTCACCAGAAGGCACGTATCCACCAATTGGCAGGTCTCTATGTTACCGTTTTGGCGCTTTCCAATCTTTAGCACAAATTGCTTTGCTTAAAGCATTGCCAGAAGAAGTTTCGCCAGAGCAAGTAAGATGCGCTTTGTATACAGTGATAAAGAGACAGATTGAAGCTCCCGGCACTTTCGATGAAAATGGCTGGTTGCAAATTGGCTTGTACGGACACCAACCAGAGTTAGGCGAATACTATATTTCTACCGGAAGTTTGTACCTCTGCTCTCAAGCATTTTTAATATTAGGCTTACCAGAATCTGACCCATTCTGGAGCAAACCAAACGCAGACTGGACACAGAAAAAAGTATGGAACGGTGGCAAAATAAACATAGACCACGCTTTGTATTAATTCTATAAATAGAAAATTGACCAATACTACCTGTTACACAAAAGGCAGGTAGTTTTTATTACATTTGAGCAATGGAAATTAGTGAA includes these proteins:
- a CDS encoding DUF2264 domain-containing protein, with product MMMFQPENELPSNNAKFHKSLAFLLLISFFLAKASVYAKQNEPLPDGDEQRKYLIEKMLLIADPLLDALSKNQLREKMPVEAVEGQEEERKKVTYLEAFGRLIGGMAPWLELGPDNTAEGKLRKKYIDLSVKCIKNATDPASPDFMNFNIGKQPVVDAAFLAHALLRAPTQLWGNLDEQTKENVLNAFKSSRDIKPYYSNWLLFSAMVEAAIYKFEGKADMMRIDYAVKEHQNWYKGDGLYGDGPDFHWDYYNSFVIQPMLLDITEVVLDDEKLYNTFLKREARYAQIQERLISPEGTYPPIGRSLCYRFGAFQSLAQIALLKALPEEVSPEQVRCALYTVIKRQIEAPGTFDENGWLQIGLYGHQPELGEYYISTGSLYLCSQAFLILGLPESDPFWSKPNADWTQKKVWNGGKINIDHALY